A genomic segment from Anabas testudineus chromosome 6, fAnaTes1.2, whole genome shotgun sequence encodes:
- the ldhbb gene encoding L-lactate dehydrogenase B-B chain isoform X2 — protein sequence MLITWWYLYLAARSITRQTFKMASILQKLMTPVCSAPPEPPRNKVTVVGVGQVGMACAVSILLRELADELALVDVIEDKLKGEMMDLQHGSLFLKTPTIVADKDYSVTANSRIVVVTAGVRQQEGESRLNLVQRNVNIFKHIIPQIVRYSPDCIIIVVSNPVDVLTYVTWKLSGLPKHRVIGSGTNLDSARFRFLMADKMGIHPSSFNGWILGEHGDTSVPVWSGTNVAGVNLQTLNPNIGTDYDDENWKDTHKMVVDSAYEVIKLKGYTNWAIGLSVADLTESLMRNMNRIHPVSTMVKDMYGISDEVYLSLPCVLNSGGVASVVNMTLSDDEVSQLQASANALWDIQKDLQDV from the exons ATGCTGATTACATGGTGGTATTTATACCTCGCAGCTCGAAGCATCACCAGACAAA CTTTTAAAATGGCCTCAATACTGCAGAAGCTCATGACTCCGGTGTGCAGTGCTCCTCCTGAGCCTCCCAGGAATAAAGTGACCGTGGTGGGTGTGGGCCAGGTTGGCATGGCCTGTGCTGTCAGCATCCTCCTCAGG GAGCTGGCTGATGAGCTTGCCTTGGTGGATGTGATAGAGGACAAGTTGAAGGGAGAGATGATGGACCTGCAGCATGGCAGCCTCTTCCTCAAAACCCCCACAATAGTTGCAGACAAAG ACTACTCTGTGACGGCAAACTCCCGCATCGTGGTGGTGACGGCTGGAGTTCGTCAGCAGGAGGGGGAGAGCAGGCTGAACCTCGTCCAGAGAAACGTCAACATCTTCAAGCACATCATCCCCCAGATCGTCAGATACAGCCCTGACTGCATTATCATTGTTGTTTCCAACCCAG TTGACGTGCTGACTTATGTGACCTGGAAGCTGAGCGGCCTACCCAAGCACCGCGTCATCGGTAGTGGCACCAACTTGGACTCGGCCCGCTTCCGCTTCCTGATGGCAGACAAGATGGGAATTCACCCCAGCAGCTTTAACGGATGGATCTTGGGAGAACACGGAGACACCAGTG TGCCTGTGTGGAGTGGAACAAACGTAGCTGGAGTCAACCTGCAGACGTTAAACCCGAACATCGGCACCGATTATGATGATGAGAACTGGAAGGACACCCACAAGATGGTGGTGGACAG TGCCTACGAGGTGATCAAACTGAAGGGTTACACCAACTGGGCCATCGGTCTGAGTGTAGCTGACCTGACAGAGAGCCTCATGAGGAACATGAACAGGATTCATCCCGTTTCCACCATGGTGAAG GACATGTATGGGATCAGTGACGAGGTGTATCTCAGTCTGCCCTGCGTGCTGAACAGCGGGGGTGTGGCCAGCGTAGTCAACATGACCCTGTCAGACGACGAGGTGTCCCAACTGCAGGCCAGTGCCAACGCGCTGTGGGACATCCAGAAGGACCTGCAGGATGTCTAG
- the ldhbb gene encoding L-lactate dehydrogenase B-B chain isoform X1, with protein MASILQKLMTPVCSAPPEPPRNKVTVVGVGQVGMACAVSILLRELADELALVDVIEDKLKGEMMDLQHGSLFLKTPTIVADKDYSVTANSRIVVVTAGVRQQEGESRLNLVQRNVNIFKHIIPQIVRYSPDCIIIVVSNPVDVLTYVTWKLSGLPKHRVIGSGTNLDSARFRFLMADKMGIHPSSFNGWILGEHGDTSVPVWSGTNVAGVNLQTLNPNIGTDYDDENWKDTHKMVVDSAYEVIKLKGYTNWAIGLSVADLTESLMRNMNRIHPVSTMVKDMYGISDEVYLSLPCVLNSGGVASVVNMTLSDDEVSQLQASANALWDIQKDLQDV; from the exons ATGGCCTCAATACTGCAGAAGCTCATGACTCCGGTGTGCAGTGCTCCTCCTGAGCCTCCCAGGAATAAAGTGACCGTGGTGGGTGTGGGCCAGGTTGGCATGGCCTGTGCTGTCAGCATCCTCCTCAGG GAGCTGGCTGATGAGCTTGCCTTGGTGGATGTGATAGAGGACAAGTTGAAGGGAGAGATGATGGACCTGCAGCATGGCAGCCTCTTCCTCAAAACCCCCACAATAGTTGCAGACAAAG ACTACTCTGTGACGGCAAACTCCCGCATCGTGGTGGTGACGGCTGGAGTTCGTCAGCAGGAGGGGGAGAGCAGGCTGAACCTCGTCCAGAGAAACGTCAACATCTTCAAGCACATCATCCCCCAGATCGTCAGATACAGCCCTGACTGCATTATCATTGTTGTTTCCAACCCAG TTGACGTGCTGACTTATGTGACCTGGAAGCTGAGCGGCCTACCCAAGCACCGCGTCATCGGTAGTGGCACCAACTTGGACTCGGCCCGCTTCCGCTTCCTGATGGCAGACAAGATGGGAATTCACCCCAGCAGCTTTAACGGATGGATCTTGGGAGAACACGGAGACACCAGTG TGCCTGTGTGGAGTGGAACAAACGTAGCTGGAGTCAACCTGCAGACGTTAAACCCGAACATCGGCACCGATTATGATGATGAGAACTGGAAGGACACCCACAAGATGGTGGTGGACAG TGCCTACGAGGTGATCAAACTGAAGGGTTACACCAACTGGGCCATCGGTCTGAGTGTAGCTGACCTGACAGAGAGCCTCATGAGGAACATGAACAGGATTCATCCCGTTTCCACCATGGTGAAG GACATGTATGGGATCAGTGACGAGGTGTATCTCAGTCTGCCCTGCGTGCTGAACAGCGGGGGTGTGGCCAGCGTAGTCAACATGACCCTGTCAGACGACGAGGTGTCCCAACTGCAGGCCAGTGCCAACGCGCTGTGGGACATCCAGAAGGACCTGCAGGATGTCTAG
- the tmpob gene encoding thymopoietin b: MAEFLEDPSVLTKDKLKNELAANNVPLPSGEHKKEVYVQLYLKNLTVLNNKKSPPADTFSSDEELPAPVVSNKSRSGRKATKKTDKPRTEEVDVTDLTDEDLKLQLAKHGVDSGPIVASTRKLYEKKLQKLLDQLPAEPEAPTNVTVLPKAESNQNGNTNSDQYSDKEDEEIAAPEPEPVPVVEKPVRSRGKAPVTVRTSSRRQTKVVEEIITEETPKKASESVVEDILANEISTPTGISATCRRPIRGAAGRPVKTNEYWLDETRVNRSILTETRSYSESFSRPGIAPTSSKAPARRGFLSLLLKILLLVVVVGSLYYGYQNLDADQINTLKGLLDTVVIPLQGVVDNAATYLGIGGSSGPTESAGK, encoded by the exons ATGGCAGAATTCCTCGAAGACCCGTCGGTTCTCACGAAAGACAAGCTGAAGAACGAGCTCGCTGCAAACAATGTGCCACTTCCCAGCGGAGAGCATAAGAAAGAAGTGTATGTGCAGCTGTATCTGAAGAACCTGACCGTACTGAACAACAAGAAAAGTCCACCTGCAGACACCTTCTCCAGCGACGAAGAGTTACCTGCCCCCGTGGTGTCCAACAAAAGTCGATCTGGAAGA aaagCTACTAAAAAGACAGACAAGCCTCGCACAGAGGAGGTGGATGTGACAGATCTCACAGATGAAGATTTGAAACTGCAGCTGGCAAAGCATGGTGTAGACTCAGGACCCATTGTCG CCTCTACCCGCAAATTGTATgagaagaagctgcagaagcTTTTGGACCAGCTTCCAGCTGAACCTGAAGCTCCAACAAATGTCACAGTACTGCCCAAGGCAGAAAGTAACCAGAACGGCAACACAAATTCTGACCAGTACAGCGACAAGGAAGATG AGGAGATTGCTGCTCCTGAACCAGAGCCAGTTCCTGTGGTGGAGAAGCCTGTGAGGAGCAGAGGGAAAGCTCCTGTTACtgtcaggaccagcagcagACGACAAACAAAG GTGGTGGAAGAAATTATTACCGAAGAGACCCCAAAGAAGGCCAGCGAGAGCGTTGTTGAAGATATCCTTGCCAATGAAATAAGCACACCTACAGGCATCAG TGCGACCTGTAGGCGTCCAATCCGAGGGGCAGCTGGTCGAcctgtaaaaacaaatgagtaCTGGCTTGATGAGACCCGTGTGAACCGCAGCATCCTCACTGAGACCCGCTCCTACTCAGAGTCTTTCTCCCGACCGGGCATCGCCCCCACTTCAAGCAAAGCACCAGCTCGACGAGGCTTCCTGTCGCTGTTGCTCAAGATCCTGCTCCTTGTTGTGGTAGTTGGTTCTCTCTACTACGGCTACCAGAACCTGGATGCCGACCAGATCAACACCCTTAAAGGCCTGCTGGACACCGTCGTCATCCCACTCCAGGGTGTGGTAGACAACGCAGCCACCTATCTGGGGATTGGTGGCAGCAGTGGTCCTACTGAGAGCGCCGGCAAGTAA
- the LOC113166006 gene encoding parathyroid hormone-related protein-like: MCSIVILHQWSLAVFLLCSPMTLEGRPVDALSSRTRRSVSHAQLMHDKGRSLQEFKRRTWLQELLEEVHTADEQTQSVQSRTQSQTFSGNALHQKPPGATKNLPDRYRLDRDGTNLPQETNKAVAYKDQPLKVATKRKKKVRLGRRRENDKKRRRTRSTKGP; the protein is encoded by the exons ATGTGCTCTATAGTCATACTTCATCAATGGAGTCTGGCTGTGTTCTTGCTGTGCTCTCCAATGACTCTCGAAGGGAGACCAGTTGATGCACTTAGCAGCAGAAC GAGGAGGTCAGTGAGCCACGCTCAGCTGATGCATGACAAGGGTCGCTCATTGCAGGAGTTCAAGCGTCGTACGTGGCTGCAGGAGCTTCTGGAGGAGGTGCACACTGCTGATGAGCAAACACAATCTGTGCAGAGCAGAACCCAGAGTCAAACCTTCAGTGGGAATGCCCTGCACCAGAAGCCCCCAGGGGCCACCAAGAACCTCCCTGACAGGTACAGGTTGGACAGAGATGGCACTAACTTGCCTCAGGAGACCAACAAAGCTGTGGCCTATAAGGACCAGCCCCTAAAAGTGgccacaaagaggaaaaaaaaggtgagGTTAGGTCGCCGCAGAGAGAATGACAAGAAGCGAAGGAGGACACGGTCAACAAAGGGGCCATGA